Proteins from a genomic interval of Lolium perenne isolate Kyuss_39 chromosome 1, Kyuss_2.0, whole genome shotgun sequence:
- the LOC127310318 gene encoding jacalin-related lectin 9: MAAQANPSYYQSSRVTQQIEQTEHTFKLYMYQYFQPGNSNQRVILASGAPNAFGNITALDWAIHDAQSPTAKVVARAQGMALGSEQAAIRYFICTNINFTDERFKGSSLKLLGSFVDSVDDEWAIVGGSGEFSYAQGAVKYKVLQNSNAMIVRELNIRVLCQNMPPQKSAKKDGPAVGGDGGVEFDITEAPQRLESVTIKSGDIIDSIAFTYTDKDGKKQMSGPWGAKGGDERTIVFAPGETLTKVDGTTNYYEGKVTVTSLTFVTNLTTYETFGKGKVIDPAKFTLPSKSGENIVAFFGRAGSFLHALGVYTA; encoded by the exons ATGGCCGCACAGGCGAACCCCTCCTACTACCAGAGCTCCCGTGTCACCCAGCAGATAGAGCAGACCGAGCATACCTTCAAGCTGTACATGTACCAGTACTTCCAGCCAGGAAACAGCAACCAGAGGGTGATCTTGGCTTCAGgagctcccaatgctttcggtAACATCACTGCGCTTGACTGGGCCATACATGATGCTCAAAGCCCCACGGCCAAGGTCGTCGCGCGCGCGCAAGGCATGGCGCTCGGGTCCGAACAGGCCGCCATTCGTTATTTCATCTGCACCAACATTAACTTCACCGATGAGAG GTTCAAGGGGTCCAGTCTTAAGCTCCTTGGAAGCTTCGTAGACAGCGTTGACGACGAATGGGCAATCGTTGGTGGGAGCGGAGAGTTCTCATATGCTCAGGGTGCGGTCAAATACAAAGTACTCCAGAACAGCAACGCTATGATCGTCAGGGAGCTTAATATCCGTGTGTTGTGCCAGAACATGCCACCACAG AAGTCTGCAAAGAAAGATGGCCCGGCTGTGGGCGGGGACGGAGGGGTTGAGTTTGACATCACAGAGGCACCCCAACGTCTAGAGAGTGTGACGATCAAAAGCGGTGATATAATTGATTCCATTGCATTCACCTACACTGATAAGGATGGTAAGAAGCAAATGTCGGGTCCATGGGGTGCTAAAGGTGGCGACGAGAGAACG ATCGTGTTTGCTCCTGGGGAGACCCTGACCAAGGTCGATGGAACAACCAATTACTATGAAGGAAAGGTCACCGTGACATCGCTTACCTTCGTTACCAACCTGACCACATATGAGACTTTTGGAAAGGGAAAGGTCATTGACCCCGCTAAGTTCACCTTGCCTAGCAAGAGCGGTGAAAATATCGTGGCCTTCTTCGGGCGCGCTGGTTCATTTCTCCATGCGCTTGGTGTGTACACAGCCTAA
- the LOC127310326 gene encoding uncharacterized protein isoform X3 → MSDSPHGTCNYVRANRCSSSSICEPCVHIGSCGVGRAPGQGQVAQVQIGDDGDGNHNEAVSRMHRASRVAGAGTADSEDICSSLVLYVWNYSDKPLPCLIHDCCRGCPHFNHWLLACLTSQLNTCRHERNFPYGLRMQYIIFVVCSSLILQA, encoded by the exons ATGAGTGATAGTCCACATGGAACATGTAACTATGTAAGGGCTAACCGTTGTTCTTCGTCTTCCATCTGTGAGCCCTGTGTACACA TAGGTTCTTGTGGAGTTGGCCGAGCTCCAGGACAGGGTCAAGTTGCTCAAG TGCAGATTGGAGACGACGGCGACGGCAACCACAATGAGGCGGTGTCAAGGATGCACCGAGCCTCAAGGGTGGCGGGGGCGGGGACGGCTGACAGTGAAGATATTTGTTCAA GCTTAGTCCTCTACGTGTGGAACTATTCTGATAAGCCCCTGCCATGCCTG ATTCATGATTGTTGCAGAGGCTGCCCACACTTCAACCATTGGCTGTTGGCATGCCTGACATCACAGCTCAATACATGCAGGCATGAAAG GAACTTCCCCTACGGTCTACGAATGCAATACATCATCTTTGTTGTTTGTTCTTCTTTGATACTTCAGGCCTAG
- the LOC127310326 gene encoding uncharacterized protein isoform X2, whose product MSDSPHGTCNYVRANRCSSSSILGSCGVGRAPGQGQVAQVQIGDDGDGNHNEAVSRMHRASRVAGAGTADSEDICSSLVLYVWNYSDKPLPCLIHDCCRGCPHFNHWLLACLTSQLNTCRHERQTSFICPYQVYGETIEQLLSLCWITGTSPTVYECNTSSLLFVLL is encoded by the exons ATGAGTGATAGTCCACATGGAACATGTAACTATGTAAGGGCTAACCGTTGTTCTTCGTCTTCCATCT TAGGTTCTTGTGGAGTTGGCCGAGCTCCAGGACAGGGTCAAGTTGCTCAAG TGCAGATTGGAGACGACGGCGACGGCAACCACAATGAGGCGGTGTCAAGGATGCACCGAGCCTCAAGGGTGGCGGGGGCGGGGACGGCTGACAGTGAAGATATTTGTTCAA GCTTAGTCCTCTACGTGTGGAACTATTCTGATAAGCCCCTGCCATGCCTG ATTCATGATTGTTGCAGAGGCTGCCCACACTTCAACCATTGGCTGTTGGCATGCCTGACATCACAGCTCAATACATGCAGGCATGAAAG ACAAACTTCGTTTATCTGTCCATACCAAGTCTATGGAGAAACAATTGAGCAGCTTCTCTCTTTGTGCTGGATTACAGGAACTTCCCCTACGGTCTACGAATGCAATACATCATCTTTGTTGTTTGTTCTTCTTTGA
- the LOC127310326 gene encoding uncharacterized protein isoform X1: MSDSPHGTCNYVRANRCSSSSICEPCVHIGSCGVGRAPGQGQVAQVQIGDDGDGNHNEAVSRMHRASRVAGAGTADSEDICSSLVLYVWNYSDKPLPCLIHDCCRGCPHFNHWLLACLTSQLNTCRHERQTSFICPYQVYGETIEQLLSLCWITGTSPTVYECNTSSLLFVLL; encoded by the exons ATGAGTGATAGTCCACATGGAACATGTAACTATGTAAGGGCTAACCGTTGTTCTTCGTCTTCCATCTGTGAGCCCTGTGTACACA TAGGTTCTTGTGGAGTTGGCCGAGCTCCAGGACAGGGTCAAGTTGCTCAAG TGCAGATTGGAGACGACGGCGACGGCAACCACAATGAGGCGGTGTCAAGGATGCACCGAGCCTCAAGGGTGGCGGGGGCGGGGACGGCTGACAGTGAAGATATTTGTTCAA GCTTAGTCCTCTACGTGTGGAACTATTCTGATAAGCCCCTGCCATGCCTG ATTCATGATTGTTGCAGAGGCTGCCCACACTTCAACCATTGGCTGTTGGCATGCCTGACATCACAGCTCAATACATGCAGGCATGAAAG ACAAACTTCGTTTATCTGTCCATACCAAGTCTATGGAGAAACAATTGAGCAGCTTCTCTCTTTGTGCTGGATTACAGGAACTTCCCCTACGGTCTACGAATGCAATACATCATCTTTGTTGTTTGTTCTTCTTTGA
- the LOC127310326 gene encoding uncharacterized protein isoform X4: MSDSPHGTCNYVRANRCSSSSICEPCVHIGSCGVGRAPGQGQVAQVQIGDDGDGNHNEAVSRMHRASRVAGAGTADSEDICSSLVLYVWNYSDKPLPCLRLPTLQPLAVGMPDITAQYMQA, translated from the exons ATGAGTGATAGTCCACATGGAACATGTAACTATGTAAGGGCTAACCGTTGTTCTTCGTCTTCCATCTGTGAGCCCTGTGTACACA TAGGTTCTTGTGGAGTTGGCCGAGCTCCAGGACAGGGTCAAGTTGCTCAAG TGCAGATTGGAGACGACGGCGACGGCAACCACAATGAGGCGGTGTCAAGGATGCACCGAGCCTCAAGGGTGGCGGGGGCGGGGACGGCTGACAGTGAAGATATTTGTTCAA GCTTAGTCCTCTACGTGTGGAACTATTCTGATAAGCCCCTGCCATGCCTG AGGCTGCCCACACTTCAACCATTGGCTGTTGGCATGCCTGACATCACAGCTCAATACATGCAGGCATGA